A DNA window from Porphyromonas gingivalis ATCC 33277 contains the following coding sequences:
- a CDS encoding 50S ribosomal protein L25/general stress protein Ctc yields MKTFQLTGTPRAEFGKKAAKAIRKEDQIPAVLYGGKGEGVNFIVSQDAVRNLIYSPEIFLVELTVEGSGSYKAILKEIQFHPVTDRIIHIDFLQVTDEKPVVMEVPVVLTGHAEGVKAGGKLSLEMRKLKVKALYSEIPEKLDIDVSDLQLGKTIQVGELHFEGLTLMNAKNAVVCAVKLTRAARGAAVKKQ; encoded by the coding sequence ATGAAAACATTTCAACTGACCGGTACTCCTCGTGCCGAATTCGGAAAGAAGGCTGCCAAAGCCATTCGCAAAGAAGATCAGATCCCTGCCGTTCTCTATGGCGGAAAAGGGGAAGGCGTAAACTTTATCGTATCGCAGGATGCCGTACGCAATCTGATCTACTCACCTGAGATCTTCCTCGTGGAGCTGACCGTAGAAGGCAGTGGCTCATACAAGGCTATCCTGAAGGAAATACAATTCCATCCGGTGACAGACCGCATCATCCACATCGACTTCCTGCAGGTAACGGACGAAAAGCCCGTGGTAATGGAAGTGCCTGTAGTTCTCACCGGACACGCCGAAGGTGTGAAGGCTGGGGGTAAGTTGAGCTTGGAAATGCGTAAGCTCAAGGTGAAAGCTCTCTACAGCGAGATCCCCGAGAAGCTGGATATCGACGTTTCCGACTTGCAGCTCGGCAAGACGATACAGGTGGGCGAACTTCACTTCGAAGGTCTGACCCTGATGAATGCAAAGAACGCCGTGGTATGTGCTGTGAAGCTGACTCGTGCAGCTCGTGGTGCAGCCGTGAAGAAACAGTAA
- a CDS encoding bifunctional metallophosphatase/5'-nucleotidase, with the protein MKKRLFGLLSVLLPLATFLLGGCASRQEHSLRIIHTTDLHGNVFPTDFKALRPTSGGMSRLASFLKAARSDRSELLLFDGGDVLQGDPTAYYYNYMDTMGTHLFSRAMNYLRYDAAIPGNHDIETGHAVYDKWVAGCDFPFLAANAIDTETGKPYWAPYKVFDRNGLRVALLGFITPAIPEWLPQSLWTGMRFDDIIESAKYWVPFVIQKEKPDFVVCVLHSGRENDNSNYLEDAGMTLAREVAGIDVLLLGHDHQEYSRRVKGAEADSVLVLNPANHLDKVSDVQLSLARKGDKVLHKRVEGGLTDISRLTPDSAFMAHFSSDEAAVRRFVNEPMCVSSTEISSADALFGPSPFMDLIHHVMLSESGADISFAAPLSINTDLPADSIYMYHMFAIYPYENFLCTMQMTGREIRDYLEFSYSRWVADPTRQNGHLILLKKDVVASDRFKTMYPSFNYSAAGGLRYTVDVTKPIGERVLITGVRDKMSGEGVYKPFVLDSVYTVALNSYRANGGGGLMTEGAGIAPEELHSRLKNSTAVDIRQALIRYVRRTGRVEVPPVCDWQFVPTGSVKEAIARDRKFLFDKRKKITR; encoded by the coding sequence ATGAAGAAGAGACTTTTCGGTTTGCTGTCCGTCCTGCTTCCGCTGGCGACGTTTCTCCTCGGTGGATGTGCAAGCAGGCAGGAGCATTCGCTTCGTATTATCCACACTACGGATCTTCACGGGAATGTATTCCCCACTGATTTCAAAGCTTTAAGACCGACTTCGGGTGGAATGTCGCGCTTGGCTTCCTTTCTGAAAGCTGCCCGGTCGGACAGATCGGAGTTGCTGCTCTTCGATGGTGGCGACGTATTGCAGGGCGATCCTACGGCCTACTATTATAACTACATGGACACGATGGGTACTCATCTCTTCTCCCGTGCGATGAACTACTTGCGCTATGATGCCGCCATACCGGGCAATCACGACATCGAGACCGGCCATGCCGTCTATGACAAATGGGTAGCCGGCTGCGACTTCCCTTTCTTGGCGGCGAACGCTATCGACACCGAGACCGGCAAGCCATATTGGGCTCCTTATAAGGTCTTCGATCGGAACGGGCTGAGGGTGGCTCTGTTGGGCTTTATAACTCCGGCTATTCCTGAGTGGCTGCCGCAAAGTCTGTGGACGGGAATGCGATTCGACGATATAATCGAATCGGCTAAGTACTGGGTACCGTTTGTGATCCAAAAGGAAAAACCTGATTTTGTTGTATGCGTACTGCATTCCGGCAGGGAGAATGACAATTCGAACTACCTCGAAGATGCCGGTATGACTCTCGCTCGTGAAGTGGCAGGCATAGATGTACTATTGCTGGGACATGATCATCAGGAGTACAGCCGCAGGGTGAAAGGAGCAGAAGCCGACTCCGTTCTCGTACTGAATCCGGCCAATCATTTGGACAAAGTGTCCGATGTGCAACTCAGTCTCGCTCGCAAAGGAGACAAGGTACTGCATAAAAGAGTGGAAGGTGGCTTGACGGACATATCGCGGCTTACTCCCGATTCAGCCTTTATGGCGCATTTCTCCTCCGATGAAGCTGCCGTTCGCCGGTTTGTGAACGAGCCTATGTGTGTTTCTTCCACCGAAATAAGTTCTGCAGACGCTCTGTTCGGCCCGTCTCCTTTCATGGATCTGATTCATCATGTGATGCTGAGCGAGTCCGGCGCGGATATATCATTTGCAGCTCCTCTCTCCATCAATACGGATTTGCCGGCGGATTCGATCTATATGTACCACATGTTCGCCATCTATCCGTACGAGAATTTTCTTTGCACGATGCAAATGACAGGCCGCGAAATACGTGACTATTTGGAGTTTTCCTATTCCCGATGGGTGGCGGATCCGACTCGGCAGAATGGCCATCTCATCCTGCTGAAAAAGGATGTCGTTGCTTCCGACCGTTTCAAAACGATGTATCCTTCCTTTAATTATAGTGCGGCGGGAGGACTGCGCTATACCGTAGACGTAACCAAGCCGATAGGGGAGAGGGTGCTCATCACGGGAGTGAGGGACAAGATGTCCGGCGAAGGGGTATACAAGCCCTTTGTACTTGATAGTGTATACACGGTGGCACTCAATTCTTATCGAGCCAATGGTGGGGGCGGACTGATGACGGAAGGAGCCGGTATTGCACCCGAAGAATTGCACTCTCGTCTCAAGAACTCTACAGCCGTGGATATTCGGCAAGCTCTGATTCGCTATGTGCGCCGCACGGGTAGGGTAGAAGTGCCTCCTGTCTGCGATTGGCAATTTGTGCCGACCGGATCGGTCAAGGAAGCCATCGCACGTGACCGAAAGTTTCTCTTCGATAAGAGAAAGAAGATTACTCGATGA
- a CDS encoding winged helix DNA-binding protein, translated as MKKLMAAIRELESNLLDSTGCDLNQAMLLCVIADDSLSATEIASQIGVLPAQNSKLLAAAEDRGWVMRRLGHDDKRKIYFNLTEEGRRQLEKVKALNIDVPDLIRPILDSSEDKRRE; from the coding sequence ATGAAGAAGTTGATGGCTGCCATCAGGGAATTGGAATCCAATCTTTTGGATTCCACCGGATGCGATCTCAATCAGGCCATGCTCCTGTGCGTGATAGCCGATGATTCGCTATCAGCGACCGAAATAGCCTCGCAAATAGGCGTATTGCCGGCCCAAAACTCCAAGTTGCTTGCTGCTGCAGAAGACAGAGGATGGGTCATGCGCAGGCTGGGACATGACGACAAGCGAAAGATTTATTTCAATCTGACGGAAGAAGGTCGAAGGCAATTGGAAAAGGTAAAAGCACTGAACATCGATGTGCCGGATCTGATCCGACCCATATTGGATTCATCCGAGGACAAGAGGAGGGAGTAA
- a CDS encoding RNA-binding S4 domain-containing protein, translated as MEEVRIDRWMWATRIFKTRTIATDACKKSRVTVNGLQAKPSRMVRVGDVVQVRKPPVTYSFRILALAQNRMGAKLVKDFLENITPPEEYEILEMQRISGFVDRAKGTGRPTKKDRRELEQFSEEMPDLPYSFDSFDWDEEDFAEV; from the coding sequence ATGGAAGAGGTAAGGATAGACCGTTGGATGTGGGCTACGCGTATCTTCAAGACACGAACGATAGCCACGGATGCCTGCAAGAAAAGCCGAGTAACTGTGAACGGGCTGCAAGCCAAGCCTTCGCGAATGGTACGTGTGGGCGACGTCGTTCAGGTAAGGAAGCCACCGGTGACCTATTCCTTTCGTATTCTGGCTTTGGCTCAGAATCGGATGGGTGCCAAGCTGGTGAAGGACTTTCTGGAAAATATCACTCCGCCCGAAGAGTATGAGATACTCGAAATGCAACGCATTTCGGGCTTTGTGGACAGAGCCAAGGGCACCGGTCGTCCGACCAAAAAGGACAGGCGAGAGCTGGAGCAGTTTAGCGAAGAGATGCCCGATCTGCCGTACTCGTTCGATTCGTTCGACTGGGATGAAGAAGACTTTGCCGAGGTCTGA
- the metG gene encoding methionine--tRNA ligase: MDRQFKRTLITTALPYANGPVHIGHLAGVYVPADIYARYLRLRGRDCLLIGGSDEHGVPIALKAKAEGCTPQEVVDRYHELIKRSFEGLGISFDIYSRTTSDIHRRTASEFFKTLYEKGEFVEQTSEQYYDEEAKQFLADRYIIGTCPHCSNDRAYGDQCEACGTSLNATDLIDPRSTISGSAPVLRETKHWYLPLDKHEPFLKEWILDGHKEWKSNVYGQCKSWLDMGLQPRAVSRDLDWGIPVPVEGAEGKVLYVWFDAPIGYISNTKELCPDSWETWWKSEDTRLVHFIGKDNIVFHCIVFPAMLRAEGSFILPDNVPANEFLNLEGDKISTSRNWAVWLHEYLEEFPGKQDVLRYVLTANAPETKDNDFTWRDFQARNNNELVAIFGNFVNRALVLTHKYFDGAVPPKGELTDYDSRTIEEFAAVKQALEHQLDTFHFREALKEAMNLARIGNKYLADTEPWKLAKTDMNRVATILNLSLQITANLAIAFEPFLPFSSAKLMSMLSTDCPFGWDRLGSTDLLPEGHVLGNPELLFEKLEDSVIDAQIQKLQDTKLANEKAAHQAAPIAEDIAFEDFLKLDIRVGTVLECEKVPKADKLLRFRIDDGLGGRTIVSGIAKHYAPEELVGKQVCFIANLPPRKLKGIESEGMILSAEDADGSLRVIMPAAEVAPGSQVK; encoded by the coding sequence ATGGATAGACAATTCAAGCGAACTCTTATTACTACGGCCCTCCCGTATGCCAACGGGCCTGTACATATCGGACACTTGGCCGGTGTCTACGTTCCGGCCGATATATATGCACGCTATCTGCGATTGCGTGGCAGAGACTGCCTGCTGATCGGCGGTTCGGACGAACACGGTGTACCCATCGCCCTGAAAGCCAAAGCCGAGGGATGCACTCCGCAGGAGGTGGTAGACCGATACCACGAACTGATCAAGCGTTCGTTCGAGGGGCTGGGTATCTCTTTCGACATATACTCACGTACCACAAGCGACATACATCGTCGTACGGCAAGTGAGTTTTTCAAGACCCTGTATGAAAAGGGTGAGTTCGTGGAGCAGACGAGTGAGCAGTATTATGACGAAGAAGCCAAGCAATTCCTGGCCGATCGTTATATCATCGGTACCTGTCCGCACTGTAGCAATGATCGGGCTTACGGCGACCAGTGCGAAGCCTGCGGCACCTCACTCAATGCTACCGATCTGATCGATCCGCGGAGTACGATCTCGGGTAGTGCTCCCGTGCTGCGCGAGACGAAACACTGGTATCTACCTCTGGACAAGCATGAGCCTTTCCTGAAAGAGTGGATCCTTGATGGACATAAGGAGTGGAAGAGCAACGTCTACGGCCAGTGCAAGAGTTGGCTGGATATGGGGCTGCAACCCCGTGCCGTGAGCCGCGATTTGGACTGGGGGATCCCCGTGCCGGTGGAGGGTGCCGAAGGAAAAGTGTTATATGTCTGGTTCGATGCTCCGATAGGCTATATCTCCAATACCAAAGAGCTGTGTCCCGATAGTTGGGAGACGTGGTGGAAGTCGGAAGATACCCGTCTTGTTCATTTTATCGGTAAGGATAATATCGTATTCCACTGCATCGTTTTCCCGGCCATGCTCCGTGCCGAAGGTTCGTTTATCCTGCCTGACAATGTGCCTGCCAACGAGTTTCTCAACCTTGAAGGAGATAAGATTTCCACCAGTCGGAACTGGGCTGTCTGGCTGCATGAATACCTCGAAGAGTTCCCGGGCAAGCAGGATGTACTGCGCTATGTGCTCACGGCCAACGCTCCTGAGACGAAGGACAACGACTTCACGTGGCGCGACTTTCAGGCTCGCAACAACAATGAACTGGTAGCCATATTCGGCAATTTCGTGAACCGGGCATTGGTCCTTACTCATAAATACTTCGATGGAGCTGTCCCGCCCAAAGGCGAGCTGACGGATTACGACAGCCGTACGATAGAGGAGTTTGCAGCCGTGAAGCAAGCCTTGGAGCATCAGTTGGATACGTTCCACTTCCGCGAAGCACTGAAAGAAGCGATGAATCTGGCACGTATAGGCAATAAATATCTGGCCGATACGGAACCTTGGAAGCTGGCAAAAACGGATATGAACCGTGTGGCTACGATCCTCAATCTGTCCCTGCAGATAACGGCCAATCTGGCTATCGCCTTCGAACCGTTCCTGCCTTTCTCCTCGGCAAAACTCATGTCGATGCTCTCCACCGACTGTCCTTTCGGCTGGGATCGTTTGGGTAGTACGGATCTCTTACCCGAAGGACACGTCTTGGGCAATCCCGAATTGCTCTTCGAAAAGCTGGAGGACAGTGTGATAGATGCACAGATTCAGAAATTGCAGGATACCAAGCTGGCCAACGAAAAGGCTGCCCATCAGGCTGCTCCGATAGCCGAAGACATTGCATTCGAGGACTTTCTCAAGCTGGATATCCGTGTGGGCACCGTGCTGGAGTGTGAGAAAGTGCCCAAAGCGGACAAGCTCTTGCGTTTTCGTATCGATGATGGTCTGGGTGGCCGGACGATCGTTTCGGGTATTGCCAAACACTATGCTCCGGAAGAGCTGGTAGGCAAGCAAGTATGCTTCATTGCCAATTTGCCGCCACGCAAGCTGAAAGGTATCGAGTCCGAGGGCATGATTCTTTCGGCAGAGGATGCGGACGGTTCGCTCAGGGTCATTATGCCGGCAGCTGAAGTTGCCCCAGGTAGTCAGGTGAAATAG
- a CDS encoding FAD-dependent oxidoreductase: protein MRYVIVGGVAGGATAAARLRRIDEKAEIILFEKGQNISYANCGLPYYIGGVIKERENLFVQTPEKFGRLLNLDVRVQSEVLSIDRSDKQIRVREANGREYSEHYDKLLLSPGALPFVPPLPGVDSPGVFTLRNVEDTDAIKSYLDTHKVKRAIVVGGGFIGLEMAENLHARGIAVNVIEMAPQVMAPVDFSMATIVHAHLQEKGIGLYLGKAVKSIEKRGEVLTASLDSGEKIEAELILLSIGVRPNTKLAADAQLAIGPARGIQVNEYLQTSDPDIYAIGDAIEYPHPLTGKPWTNFLAGPANRQGRIVADNMHGQTLRSYEGAIGTAIAKIFDLTVAATGLPAKALKREGLPYESVTVQPNSHAGYYPNAYPLTLKITFHPESGMLYGAQCVGIEGVDKRIDSIAQIIKRKGGIADLMQTEQAYAPPFSSAKDPVALAGYVADNIITGRMKPLHWREMKEVDPNRVTLIDARPRQAYEVEHIPGAISMPVEEIRARIGEIPHDKPIYVYCTVGMRGYFASNILRQCGFSNVRNLIGGYRLYSTITADYSSAAKPTIAQLPAKDSPSSHTQVPEVDACGMSCPGPILKLKQSIDQIAVGEQLCILATDPGFARDAQAWCDTTGHNLIRQETIKGQYKVTIEKTACKEEGTCVSETPSKGKTFILFSDDLDKALATFVLANGAAAMGQPVTIFFTFWGLNAIKKPHAVKAKKDIWGKMFGMMLPKNSKGLGLSKMNMFGLGAKMMRMVMKEKHVDSLESMRKQALENGVEFIACQMSMDVMGINREELLDEVSIGGVATYMNRAEEANINLFI, encoded by the coding sequence ATGAGATACGTAATCGTAGGCGGAGTCGCCGGAGGAGCTACAGCAGCAGCCAGACTAAGGAGAATAGACGAAAAAGCAGAAATCATCTTGTTCGAAAAAGGACAAAATATATCGTATGCCAACTGTGGCCTGCCGTATTATATAGGTGGGGTAATCAAAGAGAGAGAAAATCTTTTCGTGCAGACACCCGAAAAATTCGGCCGACTGCTGAACTTGGATGTTCGGGTACAGAGTGAGGTGCTGTCCATCGATCGCTCCGACAAACAGATAAGAGTGCGCGAAGCCAATGGTAGAGAATATAGTGAGCACTATGACAAATTGCTACTTTCCCCCGGAGCCTTGCCTTTTGTCCCTCCACTGCCGGGGGTAGATAGCCCGGGAGTATTCACGCTGCGCAACGTAGAGGATACGGATGCCATTAAAAGTTATTTGGACACCCACAAGGTGAAACGTGCCATCGTGGTGGGAGGTGGATTTATCGGCTTGGAAATGGCCGAGAATCTACATGCCCGAGGCATTGCTGTCAATGTCATCGAGATGGCTCCACAGGTAATGGCACCGGTGGATTTCTCGATGGCAACGATCGTTCATGCCCACCTGCAAGAAAAAGGTATTGGTCTCTATCTGGGCAAAGCGGTGAAAAGTATTGAAAAACGGGGAGAAGTATTGACTGCTTCGCTTGACTCGGGCGAAAAAATCGAGGCCGAACTCATCCTTCTGTCTATCGGAGTGCGTCCGAATACGAAGCTGGCAGCTGATGCACAGTTGGCTATCGGACCGGCACGCGGAATCCAAGTGAATGAATACCTGCAGACATCCGATCCGGACATCTATGCCATCGGAGACGCCATCGAATACCCACACCCTCTTACCGGAAAGCCGTGGACCAATTTCCTGGCAGGGCCGGCCAATCGGCAAGGACGCATCGTAGCGGATAATATGCATGGACAAACATTGCGGAGTTATGAAGGAGCCATAGGAACAGCTATTGCCAAGATTTTCGATCTCACGGTTGCTGCTACAGGTTTGCCGGCAAAGGCTCTCAAGCGCGAAGGCCTTCCCTATGAGTCAGTGACGGTACAGCCCAACAGCCACGCCGGCTATTATCCCAATGCCTACCCGCTTACGCTTAAAATCACCTTCCACCCAGAGAGCGGTATGCTCTACGGTGCTCAGTGTGTAGGCATAGAAGGCGTGGACAAGCGAATAGACTCCATCGCTCAAATCATCAAGCGCAAAGGCGGAATCGCCGATCTGATGCAAACGGAGCAAGCCTATGCACCTCCATTCTCTTCGGCCAAGGATCCGGTAGCTTTGGCAGGATATGTGGCCGACAATATCATTACAGGTCGTATGAAACCTCTGCATTGGCGCGAAATGAAAGAGGTCGATCCCAATCGAGTAACCCTTATAGATGCTCGTCCCAGACAGGCCTACGAAGTAGAGCATATCCCCGGAGCAATCAGCATGCCGGTGGAGGAAATAAGGGCACGCATAGGGGAAATTCCTCACGACAAGCCGATATACGTATATTGCACCGTGGGGATGAGAGGGTATTTCGCCTCGAATATCCTGAGACAATGTGGCTTCTCAAATGTGCGAAACCTGATCGGTGGCTATCGCTTGTATTCTACCATAACGGCGGACTACAGTTCTGCCGCCAAACCTACCATCGCCCAACTTCCTGCAAAGGATAGTCCTTCTTCCCATACACAGGTACCGGAGGTGGATGCCTGCGGCATGTCCTGTCCGGGGCCGATCCTCAAGCTCAAACAATCCATTGACCAAATAGCTGTAGGGGAGCAGCTCTGCATCCTGGCTACGGACCCCGGATTTGCTCGTGATGCTCAAGCCTGGTGCGACACGACCGGACACAATCTGATCCGGCAGGAGACCATAAAGGGCCAATACAAAGTGACCATCGAAAAGACTGCTTGCAAGGAGGAGGGCACTTGTGTGAGCGAGACTCCATCCAAAGGCAAGACATTCATTCTCTTCAGCGATGATCTGGACAAGGCTTTGGCCACATTCGTACTGGCCAACGGAGCAGCAGCGATGGGACAGCCGGTGACTATATTCTTTACATTCTGGGGTCTGAATGCCATCAAAAAGCCTCACGCCGTCAAAGCGAAGAAAGACATTTGGGGCAAGATGTTCGGTATGATGCTTCCGAAGAACAGCAAAGGGTTAGGACTGTCCAAAATGAACATGTTCGGCTTGGGAGCGAAGATGATGCGTATGGTCATGAAGGAAAAGCATGTGGACTCACTGGAGAGCATGCGTAAGCAAGCGTTGGAAAACGGTGTAGAGTTTATAGCCTGTCAGATGTCCATGGATGTAATGGGGATCAATCGGGAAGAATTGCTCGACGAGGTAAGTATCGGTGGAGTTGCCACCTATATGAATAGAGCAGAAGAGGCCAACATCAATCTATTCATCTAA
- the pth gene encoding aminoacyl-tRNA hydrolase: MKYLIVGLGNIGGEYNGTRHNVGFRMVNALAEDGGVQFVEARYGAIAHMRVKNAELILLKPNTYMNLSGNAVRYWMQQENIPREQVLVLVDDLALPFGTLRLKPKGSDAGHNGLKNIAEVMGSIDYARLRFGLGDEFSKGRQVDFVLGRFTPEEEEKLPELTKHAVEIIKSFCLAGIQRTMNRYN, translated from the coding sequence ATGAAATACCTGATCGTCGGCCTTGGCAATATCGGCGGAGAGTACAACGGCACTCGCCATAATGTGGGTTTCCGGATGGTGAATGCTCTGGCCGAAGACGGTGGAGTGCAGTTCGTGGAAGCTCGTTACGGAGCGATAGCGCATATGCGTGTGAAGAATGCGGAGCTGATCCTGCTGAAACCGAATACATATATGAATCTGAGTGGCAATGCCGTTCGCTACTGGATGCAACAGGAGAATATCCCTCGCGAACAGGTGCTTGTTCTTGTGGACGATTTGGCTTTGCCTTTCGGCACTTTGCGGCTGAAACCCAAGGGAAGCGATGCGGGGCATAATGGGCTGAAGAACATTGCCGAGGTGATGGGATCGATCGATTATGCCCGTCTGCGTTTCGGCTTGGGCGACGAGTTTTCCAAAGGAAGGCAGGTGGACTTCGTCCTCGGCCGTTTTACCCCCGAAGAAGAGGAGAAGCTGCCGGAGCTGACCAAGCATGCCGTGGAGATCATCAAGAGTTTTTGCCTGGCCGGTATCCAAAGGACGATGAACCGGTACAACTAA
- a CDS encoding DUF1905 domain-containing protein — MKKTLPRSEAPSSAGNGSDSPIEFDAIIRQVPDMDAAYVEIPFDVKTVYGKGRVRVNATFDGYPYTGSIVRMGLPCHILGLRQDIRRAIGKQPGDSVYVTLLPL, encoded by the coding sequence ATGAAGAAGACTTTGCCGAGGTCTGAAGCTCCCTCTTCTGCAGGTAACGGTTCGGACAGTCCGATCGAATTCGATGCCATCATCAGGCAAGTACCCGATATGGATGCCGCATACGTAGAGATTCCATTTGACGTCAAGACGGTATACGGCAAAGGGCGAGTGAGGGTGAACGCCACTTTCGACGGTTATCCCTATACGGGATCTATCGTTCGTATGGGCTTGCCCTGTCATATACTCGGTTTGCGACAGGATATTCGTCGAGCCATAGGCAAGCAGCCCGGCGATAGCGTCTACGTTACCCTGCTGCCCCTCTGA
- a CDS encoding 3'-5' exonuclease: MTLWMAVALLVLIAGMAFMTLWKPKDPWQADNLPPEGSSDQFRRKGIIDADASSLLVPVPAAVDSRPCFLVIDTETTGLPADETQFISGVDAPAPVSVGWQLLDFRFRCIEEVVCRLSTDEPVSPEAAALHGITDASLHGDDPHEVYARLLGAVSKAKVLSAHNLAFHRSVLVYDMRRRGFDPSPLFSLDDYCTMEAGVDFTHLYGSCGTWKLPRLTELFGVLYFGLPGVRTTYREKVRNDIRLVAACLRRMNPTTPSLE, translated from the coding sequence ATGACGCTGTGGATGGCTGTGGCCCTGCTTGTGCTGATTGCAGGCATGGCTTTTATGACGTTATGGAAACCGAAAGATCCATGGCAGGCCGACAACCTGCCGCCAGAAGGCTCTTCGGATCAATTCCGTCGCAAGGGGATTATCGATGCCGATGCCTCGTCTTTGTTGGTGCCTGTGCCTGCCGCTGTGGATAGCCGGCCTTGTTTTCTCGTTATCGATACGGAGACGACCGGATTGCCTGCCGATGAAACGCAGTTCATTTCCGGAGTAGATGCACCGGCACCCGTATCGGTTGGTTGGCAGCTGCTGGACTTTCGTTTCAGATGTATAGAGGAAGTCGTTTGCCGGCTGTCTACCGACGAACCGGTATCACCCGAGGCTGCCGCTTTGCACGGCATCACGGATGCTTCGCTACACGGCGATGATCCGCATGAGGTGTACGCACGTTTGCTTGGGGCTGTATCGAAAGCAAAAGTACTGTCTGCTCACAATCTGGCCTTTCACCGTTCCGTTCTGGTCTATGATATGAGACGGAGGGGATTCGATCCGTCTCCCTTGTTCTCCCTTGATGATTATTGTACAATGGAGGCGGGAGTCGATTTTACTCATCTGTACGGAAGCTGTGGAACATGGAAGCTGCCACGCCTGACCGAGCTGTTCGGTGTCCTCTATTTCGGATTGCCGGGCGTTAGAACGACCTACCGCGAGAAGGTGCGGAACGATATACGTCTCGTAGCAGCATGTTTGCGTCGGATGAATCCGACCACACCGTCTTTAGAGTGA
- a CDS encoding DUF1661 domain-containing protein, translating into MVREAKNLRARTKKISLHIFRKHAPQSEDFRCVFLRQQVIDRSIEAMAKPYDFHIVWELSYNHVFTIHPRHIILELPPVYPDTALVPFFIMYFSFFGHMISVEYIFH; encoded by the coding sequence TTGGTTCGGGAAGCAAAAAATTTACGCGCGAGAACGAAAAAAATCTCGCTCCACATTTTCAGGAAACACGCGCCGCAATCGGAGGATTTTCGGTGCGTATTTCTGAGACAGCAGGTTATTGACCGGAGCATCGAAGCAATGGCCAAGCCTTATGATTTCCATATCGTTTGGGAACTGTCCTACAATCACGTCTTTACCATACATCCAAGGCATATCATCTTAGAGCTGCCACCTGTCTATCCCGACACAGCTCTCGTTCCGTTCTTCATTATGTATTTTTCATTTTTCGGCCATATGATTTCCGTTGAATATATTTTCCATTAG